The sequence CCCGGACTTTCATCCATGAGTGTGCCAGGCATGGAGAGTAAGGCCATAGAGAAAGCCAAGAAATCCATGAGGACGCTGGACAGGACGGCCTCGGAGTACGGGGTCACTTACGCTATAGAGAACATGCCCAGCTACCGGCCGATGATCGGTAAGACGGCGGCAGAGCTCAACGAGATAATCGAAGGGACAAACCTGAGCGTATGTTTCGACATAGGCCACGCGAATACCATGGGGCAGATCGATGAGATGATATCCGCCTTCAAGGACAGGATCGTGAACGTCCATGTGCACGATAACATGGGGGATGACGATTCCCACCTGACAGTCGGGGACGGCAACGTCGATTTCCCGAAGGTTATGGAAGCAATGTCATGGTACAAGGGACGCTACATCATAGAATCGAAATCGCTCGCTTCGGCCGTGGAGTCGAAGAGAAGGCTCTCAATCCTTCTTGAATGAGTCCGGGAAAAGCTCCCTTTCCATGAACCCCTTGGCGAAGGAGACGCCCTTGACGGCCAGGACCACGGTAGTGACCACGCCCAGCCCCAGCAGGACGATAACCAATATCGAGAAAAGGGAAGCATCGAGCCCCAGCCACAGGAACGACTGCATGTAGTCGTTCACGAAGTGCAGCAGTATCGAAGCGTAGAGGCCATATTTGCAGTAAAGATATCCCGCCGCCAGCCCGAATATGAACGACGGCAGGATCTTTATCACTCCCCAGCCGTCGTAATGCCCATATCCGAATAGCAGCGAGGAGGCTATTATGAGGACCATGGAGGCCTTGTTCACGCCGAAGCCGCCCAGCAGATATCTCAACGGCCGCTCCTTTTTTGTGGCGAGCGCCATTATTCCAAGCGGCAATCCGATTATCAGGAGGCGGGTGATAACCTCCTCCCATACGCTGGCACTTGCAAGCGCGAACATCCAGTACTTGTCATCCGAAGTATCGAAGGACGGCAGGGACGAGCCCCCGCTCATCATGAGCAGAATTATTGCGACCTGTATCGCTATCGTGGAAGGCCAGAGGAGGCCGATCCAGTACGCGCTCGTGTCCTCCAGCCCGCGGGCGCCCCCGTCCGGGCCGCGGTTCACATGCTTGGAGTACATCTCCCACGCCAGTTGGGCGAAGCTAAGCACCACGGCCGCCACAAGGAATATCCAGTACATCTGAGATCCAATTCCGGAGAACCATAGGAAGACGTAGGGGTACGGGACCAGTATCAGCAATCCGTACGTTATGTCCGCGGCGTACGAGAATACGTTAAAAGAATTGATAAGTATCGTTGCAAGGCCCACGACCAGGAACACCGTCACGAAAAGCATGGCCGCGAGGGATATCCAGAAAACCGGGCCGTTGCCTTTTACATCCGAAATATACGCGGGCCCGGGTCTGAGAGGTCTCCCGCAGTTGCCGCAGAACAATGTGCCGACCGAACGGTAACGGCCGCATTCCGGGCAGTCCAACATGTTCCCGCAGTTGCCGCAGAACCGATGTCCGAGTTCTCGGTTGTTTATGCATTCCGGGCATTTATCCTGCATCACGCATCACCCATGAGGCCGATGATGTTCGCGACCCTTTCGTAATCTATCACGGCCAATATCCTGCCTCCCCCTTTAGAGATCTCCGACAGCCTTATCGAGATATATCTCTCGCGGAGGCCGCAAAGCTCTCGGAATCCCCTCACGGTATTGATGTGGTCATCCCATTCTTTCGTGAAGGATTCCGGAGACGACATATCGAATTTCTTCCTCATGCCCTTCTTGGCAAGCCCGTGTTCTTTGACGAATTCCATCGAGCTCACGCTCTGGCAGTAAAGCTCCGTATACTCGGAGTCCGGCATATCCAGCGCCGAAAGCGTTACGGAATCTGCATCGCAGAGGTCGACAAGCTCGCACCATGCGGGCGCCGGGACGGTGACATCTCCGAAATAGGACAGTCTTTTTGCGAAGACGGCCTCGAGCTCTCCCGGTTCGTATTCGTCTATAAGGTCGGCGCGGTTCCTGACGCCCATGATCTCTTCGGCACTGAGGGACACGGCATAGCGGTCATAGTTTCCGAAGGCTTTTCTCACAGCCTCGCCGTATGCAGAAAGCCCCCTGACTATGGGCAGGATGTCGATATCAGCATCCCGGACCTTCAACGATATCATTTTTTCGTGCTCCTTGCAAGAACAAGATCCGTAAGCTCTTCGCTGTCGTCGATCTTCCCGAGCTCGTCCGTGGATATCACCGCTGTCGACTTGATGTTCTCACGGTCGCGGGCACGCTCCACGATCACGACCGACGGCCTCCCTGCAAGACTTGAGACCTCCGACGTGACCAAAGCCCTCTGTATCAGTTTTTCCTCGTCCGTTCCGGTCGCGGTCAGTATTATCACTTCTTCTACCCTTGAGAGGGCATCGAAAGGGCTCTTCATGACCGGAGTGACGCTGAAGCCGATCTCCAGCAGCTTGTTCAGGATGTACGATCCGGTACGGGCGCCGCCGCTGATCTCATACTTGTTGGCCGTGTCCTCTGTCTTGTAGGCGAACGGGTCCAGCGGCATTATCATCGGCGTGTTCAGGAACTCCTCTATGCGAAGGGCCGCATCTATCATGGCTCCCATCCCCGATTCGTACATCTGTACCGTGCGTCTCGATACTCCCGCCATCTCTGCGATGACGCCCAGGCTCAGGCCGTCCCTGTTCCTGATCTGT comes from Methanomassiliicoccaceae archaeon and encodes:
- a CDS encoding sugar phosphate isomerase/epimerase family protein, which encodes MIGVSCPEFSANPFEKIMEAVSKEFRHWEIFAEAEHSLPLIWARLNAIKSNYKMTFSIHSPISDTNLAALTERMRESSIIEMISTAEMASETGIKIITVHPGLSSMSVPGMESKAIEKAKKSMRTLDRTASEYGVTYAIENMPSYRPMIGKTAAELNEIIEGTNLSVCFDIGHANTMGQIDEMISAFKDRIVNVHVHDNMGDDDSHLTVGDGNVDFPKVMEAMSWYKGRYIIESKSLASAVESKRRLSILLE
- a CDS encoding CPBP family glutamic-type intramembrane protease — encoded protein: MQDKCPECINNRELGHRFCGNCGNMLDCPECGRYRSVGTLFCGNCGRPLRPGPAYISDVKGNGPVFWISLAAMLFVTVFLVVGLATILINSFNVFSYAADITYGLLILVPYPYVFLWFSGIGSQMYWIFLVAAVVLSFAQLAWEMYSKHVNRGPDGGARGLEDTSAYWIGLLWPSTIAIQVAIILLMMSGGSSLPSFDTSDDKYWMFALASASVWEEVITRLLIIGLPLGIMALATKKERPLRYLLGGFGVNKASMVLIIASSLLFGYGHYDGWGVIKILPSFIFGLAAGYLYCKYGLYASILLHFVNDYMQSFLWLGLDASLFSILVIVLLGLGVVTTVVLAVKGVSFAKGFMERELFPDSFKKD
- a CDS encoding transcriptional regulator encodes the protein MSRAELIESTRTILTSSGYDVSSTLNLRSVCFDIVARRDDKLLIIKILSNVDAFSRENAEEMKVLAEALKASPLLIGERSSSGVLELGIVYSRFNIPIISNETLADHTIEEVPPLIFAAPGGLYVRLDGDLLKQIRNRDGLSLGVIAEMAGVSRRTVQMYESGMGAMIDAALRIEEFLNTPMIMPLDPFAYKTEDTANKYEISGGARTGSYILNKLLEIGFSVTPVMKSPFDALSRVEEVIILTATGTDEEKLIQRALVTSEVSSLAGRPSVVIVERARDRENIKSTAVISTDELGKIDDSEELTDLVLARSTKK